Part of the Halogeometricum sp. S3BR5-2 genome, GCACTCCCGGGCGGGCGCTCTCGCTCTCGGCGTACGGACTCGTGTTCTTCGGGTTCATCGTCGTCGCCGCCGGCGTGCTCTACCCCGCGCAGGCGCTCCTCTCGGAGACGACGGCGTGGACGCTCGTCTCCTCGGGGGCGACGTTCGACGGCCGGCCCGTCGTCGCCGGCGCCGGCCTCGTCCTCGTCGGCCTGACGTGGGTGTTCCTCGGCGAGATGCTCGTCCTCGCGCGCGGTCGCTCCTGACGGGCGACTCACTCCTTACGGACGACTCACTTTTGTCCTCGCCGCGAGCAGTCGCGGTATGCACGTGCTCATCGTCGGCGGCACCGGTCTCATCAGCACGGGAATCACTCGACAACTCGTCGCCTCGGGTCACGACGTGACGACGGTCACGCGCGGCGAGACGGACGCCGAGGTTCCCGATGAGGTTCGCGAAATCCACGCGGACCGCACCGACTACGACGCGTTCGAGCGGACGATGCGCGGACTTGACCCCGCGCCCGACGCGGTCATCGACATGGTCTGCTTCTCGGAGGCCGACGCCGAGAGCGCCGTCCGCGCGTTCGAGGGACGAACCGACCGCTTCGTCTTCTGCTCGACCATCGACGTCTACCACCGGCCGCCGCCGTCGAATCCCGTCGACGAGACGGCGCCGCGGAACCCGCCCGTCAGCGACTACGCCGCGGGGAAGATAGCCGCCGAGGACGTGTTCTTCGCGGCCGACGGCGACGCCTTCGACGCCGTCGTCGTCCGCCCGTGGAGCACCTACGGCGAGGGGGGCACGCTCCTGCACACGTTCGGGACCGACACCTCCTATGTCTCCAGAATCCGCGAGGGGCGACCGGTCGTCGTCCACGGCGACGGCACGTCGCTGTGGGGGCCGTGTCACCGCGACGACGTGGCCCGCGCGTTCGTCGGGGCCGTCGAGGCCGACGCCGAGGCGGTGGCCGGCGAGCCGTACAACGTCACCAGCGAGGAGACGATGACGTGGAACCAGTACCACCGGCGCGTGGCCGAGGCCCTCGACGCGCCCGACCCGGACCTCGTCCACGTCCCGACGGACGTGCTCCGCGCCGTCGCGCCCGACCGGACGGAGATGCTCCGCGACCACTTCCAGTACAGCACCGTCTTCGACAACGCGAAGGCGAAACGGGACCTCGGATTCGAGTACACCGTCGACTTCGTCGCGGGGGCGCGGCGGACCGTCGAGTGGTTGGACGAACGCGACGCCGTCGACTCACCGGACGAACGGGCGTTCGAGGACCGACTCGCGGCGGCGTGGCGCGAGTCGACCGACGAGTTCGTCGCGTCGTTCGGCGCCGAAGGGGTCTGAGTCGGACTCAGGCGTCGCCGGCCTCGTCGTCCGCCGCCGCCTCCACCGTCGCCTCCGCGTCGCTCCGTCTCTCCGTCGAGGCACCTTCATCCCGTTCGTTCGCGGCGTCTATCCAGCGTTCCGCCCTGCTCTCGGAGACGCCCGCCGCGGCCGCCACGCGCGCGGCGTCGGCGCGGCGCATCGCCGACAGCGAGTCGACGCCCTCCTCGTGGAGTCGCTCCGCGTACGTCTCGCCGAGGCCGCCGAGCACGGTCAGTTCGCTGCGGAAGCCGCCTCCGTCGCTCGACTTCGGAGACGAGGACGCCGACTTCCCCTGCGCTCCCGGGTCGTCCGCCGCGCCGGCGTCCCAGACGTTCTCGCCCGCCCGCGTCGTCGCGTCGGCGGGAAGAACGTACTTCAGTTCCGCCGACGGGACGAACCCCGAGACGCGGTTTCGCTTCACGTCCTCGAAGAGGAGGACGCCCCCGTCTATCGCTTTGAAGTTCCCGCATCCGACCGTCAGCCCGGATTTCGTGACGGCGTACATCCCGGATTCGGCCTCGTCGTCGTCTCCCATGTCTGATTGTGAATAGGACGCCGACCGATAAACCCCCTGCGGCGGGACTACTTTCTCGCTCGCGCCCGTCCGGAGGGTATGACCGACGGCGTACCCGACGAGGTGGAGTCGCTGCTGACGAGCGAACCGCTGATGGCGCACCTGGCGACGTGCCGCGACGGCCGACCCCACGTCGCGCCCGTCTGGTACCGCTACGAGGACGGCGTCGTCGAACTCGTCACCACGGGGACGAAACTGCGGAACCTGCGCGAGAACCCCTACGTCTCGCTGTCGGTGCAGAAGGACGAGGGCGGGAACGCGCGGTGGGCGGTGACGCTCCTCGGGACGGCCGAGATAGTCGAGGACGAGAGCGAGACGCGCGAGGCGACCCGGAAGATAAACCGGAAGTACGGCGCCGCTGAGGACGCCTACTCGGAGAACGTCCTCGTCCGCGTCGACGTCGGCACGGCGACGCACAGTAC contains:
- a CDS encoding NAD-dependent epimerase/dehydratase family protein; translated protein: MHVLIVGGTGLISTGITRQLVASGHDVTTVTRGETDAEVPDEVREIHADRTDYDAFERTMRGLDPAPDAVIDMVCFSEADAESAVRAFEGRTDRFVFCSTIDVYHRPPPSNPVDETAPRNPPVSDYAAGKIAAEDVFFAADGDAFDAVVVRPWSTYGEGGTLLHTFGTDTSYVSRIREGRPVVVHGDGTSLWGPCHRDDVARAFVGAVEADAEAVAGEPYNVTSEETMTWNQYHRRVAEALDAPDPDLVHVPTDVLRAVAPDRTEMLRDHFQYSTVFDNAKAKRDLGFEYTVDFVAGARRTVEWLDERDAVDSPDERAFEDRLAAAWRESTDEFVASFGAEGV
- a CDS encoding helix-hairpin-helix domain-containing protein, with amino-acid sequence MGDDDEAESGMYAVTKSGLTVGCGNFKAIDGGVLLFEDVKRNRVSGFVPSAELKYVLPADATTRAGENVWDAGAADDPGAQGKSASSSPKSSDGGGFRSELTVLGGLGETYAERLHEEGVDSLSAMRRADAARVAAAAGVSESRAERWIDAANERDEGASTERRSDAEATVEAAADDEAGDA
- a CDS encoding pyridoxamine 5'-phosphate oxidase family protein → MTDGVPDEVESLLTSEPLMAHLATCRDGRPHVAPVWYRYEDGVVELVTTGTKLRNLRENPYVSLSVQKDEGGNARWAVTLLGTAEIVEDESETREATRKINRKYGAAEDAYSENVLVRVDVGTATHSTYD